A stretch of Candidatus Hydrogenedentota bacterium DNA encodes these proteins:
- a CDS encoding Rrf2 family transcriptional regulator has product MRLSTRARYGLRAMIELSHDPEGAAGHVIAKNQCLPAAYLEQILARLRRAKLVSSVRGARGKFMLTGEAKSITLAQILEAVEGPFSIAACEDVAHCHDNPDSCVIQRVYSEANQLLYDYFNNITLAELADQQTDQQNNPVLDYSI; this is encoded by the coding sequence ATGAGACTATCTACTCGAGCACGATACGGTTTGCGCGCCATGATTGAATTGTCCCACGATCCTGAAGGGGCGGCGGGACATGTTATCGCCAAAAATCAGTGTCTTCCTGCCGCTTATCTGGAGCAAATCCTTGCCCGTCTGCGCCGTGCGAAGCTAGTGTCATCTGTCCGTGGGGCACGGGGCAAATTCATGTTAACGGGCGAGGCAAAATCCATCACCTTGGCGCAAATCTTAGAGGCCGTTGAAGGTCCCTTCTCCATTGCCGCTTGCGAAGATGTCGCCCATTGCCACGACAATCCTGATTCTTGTGTGATTCAGCGGGTCTATTCCGAGGCGAATCAGCTGCTTTACGATTATTTCAACAATATCACCTTGGCTGAACTGGCGGATCAGCAGACGGATCAACAGAATAATCCCGTATTGGATTATTCCATTTAA